In Saccharomonospora marina XMU15, one genomic interval encodes:
- a CDS encoding ribonuclease HII — translation MSAGSTSVPRPPRAVIRGDTSWALQAALVRRGLGPVAGVDEAGRGACAGPLVVAACVLRPGDGARLPELTDSKLLTPAARERVYEQVIRRALDHSVVVISPAEVDARGIHVMNIEGMRRAVAKLSSAPGYVLLDGFRVPGLPAPSLPVIKGDRAAACVAAASVLAKVTRDRIMTALHDEHPVYGFDVHKGYTTEEHGAALTEHGPSEVHRWSYANVAKAAARHGACPPRDVMLSAAALHASVPVRARNTRVSENGASADNGLRGGARIS, via the coding sequence GTGAGCGCTGGTTCCACGAGCGTTCCGCGTCCACCGCGCGCCGTGATCCGCGGCGACACCTCGTGGGCACTGCAAGCCGCGCTGGTCCGCCGCGGGCTCGGCCCGGTGGCGGGTGTGGACGAGGCCGGGCGTGGTGCCTGCGCCGGTCCACTCGTGGTGGCCGCTTGCGTGTTGCGGCCGGGTGACGGGGCCCGGCTGCCCGAGCTGACCGATTCCAAGCTGCTCACGCCAGCGGCACGCGAGCGGGTCTACGAGCAGGTGATCCGGCGCGCGCTCGACCATTCCGTCGTGGTGATCTCGCCGGCCGAGGTGGATGCGCGCGGCATCCATGTGATGAACATCGAAGGGATGCGCCGCGCGGTGGCGAAGCTGTCCTCGGCGCCGGGTTACGTGCTCCTCGACGGCTTCCGGGTCCCGGGACTGCCGGCACCGAGCCTGCCGGTGATCAAGGGCGACCGTGCGGCGGCCTGTGTGGCGGCGGCGTCGGTGCTGGCCAAGGTGACCAGGGACCGCATCATGACCGCATTGCACGACGAGCACCCGGTGTACGGCTTCGACGTGCACAAGGGCTACACGACCGAGGAACACGGCGCAGCGCTGACCGAGCACGGACCCAGTGAGGTGCACCGCTGGTCGTATGCCAACGTCGCCAAGGCCGCGGCAAGGCATGGTGCCTGCCCCCCTCGCGACGTCATGCTCAGCGCGGCGGCGTTGCACGCGAGCGTGCCGGTACGTGCCAGGAACACCCGAGTGAGCGAGAATGGAGCTTCCGCCGACAACGGCTTGCGAGGAGGGGCTCGGATTTCATGA
- a CDS encoding DUF2469 domain-containing protein → MSAEDLEKYETEMELSLYREYRDIVSQFSYVVETERRFYLANAVDVQVRDSGGEVYFEVRMSDAWVWDMYRPARFVKNVRVITFKDVNVEELDKPELRLPEDGPFGG, encoded by the coding sequence ATGAGCGCAGAGGATCTCGAGAAGTACGAGACCGAGATGGAACTGTCGCTGTATCGCGAGTACCGCGACATTGTCAGCCAGTTCTCGTACGTCGTGGAGACCGAGCGGCGGTTCTACCTCGCCAACGCCGTGGACGTGCAGGTGCGTGACAGCGGCGGCGAGGTGTACTTCGAAGTGCGGATGTCCGACGCGTGGGTCTGGGACATGTATCGCCCGGCCCGTTTTGTGAAGAACGTTCGAGTTATCACGTTCAAAGACGTCAACGTCGAAGAGCTGGACAAGCCGGAACTGCGGCTCCCCGAGGACGGTCCGTTCGGAGGCTGA
- a CDS encoding YraN family protein — MKWVTSVVRVVRTTDRPSRLALGRTGEELASEHLRGQGLTVLSRNWRCREGELDVIATDGERLIVCEVKTRSGRRFGAPEEAVTEDKQARIRRLAGRWLATYRVAWCPVRFDVIAVDCAPGATPQVRHIVGAF; from the coding sequence GTGAAGTGGGTGACCAGCGTTGTGCGGGTGGTCCGCACTACGGATCGGCCATCGCGGCTGGCGTTGGGTCGCACCGGCGAGGAGTTGGCTTCGGAGCACCTGCGTGGGCAGGGGCTCACCGTGCTCAGTCGCAACTGGCGTTGCCGGGAAGGCGAGCTGGATGTCATCGCCACCGATGGCGAACGGTTGATCGTGTGCGAGGTGAAGACGCGGTCCGGTCGGCGCTTCGGCGCTCCGGAGGAGGCTGTCACCGAGGACAAGCAGGCACGCATCCGCAGGCTCGCGGGCCGGTGGCTGGCGACCTACCGGGTCGCGTGGTGCCCGGTGCGCTTCGACGTGATCGCCGTCGACTGCGCACCCGGTGCCACACCACAGGTGCGGCATATCGTGGGAGCGTTCTGA
- a CDS encoding YifB family Mg chelatase-like AAA ATPase → MALARAWSVALLGIDGRLVEIEADIGAGMPGTKLVGLPDTGLREAKDRVRAAVRNSGQKWPDSAVTLGLSPANLPKVGSGYDLGIAAAVLAASGSVPATKLIGTVLLGELALDGRVRPVRGVLPALLAARGAGYRRAVVSADSLGEGALVDGIEVLGAGRLLEVVEWLKDERVLVPAEAPTAPEVAEVADLADVVGQPEARWALEVAAAGGHHLLMVGLPGIGKTMLAKRLPGLLPPLSDEESLEVTAVHSVEGSLHSDSPLVRVPPFVAPHHSISMAALVGGGSGLAMPGAISRAHRGVLFLDEAAEFSGERLEALRTVLEECEVRIARARGVVRYPASFQLVLATNPCPCAPPRETDCSCSPMARRRYLGRLSGPLLDRVDLRVRMRPITAMRVHDDTEPESTEQVRTRVMRARQRAAERWAEHGWRTNSQVPGPMLRKEFALPCRVTALLDRGLDRGAITARGADRCLRIAWTLADLAGSPCPDADHVAAALEFRDRRAA, encoded by the coding sequence ATGGCACTGGCACGTGCCTGGTCCGTCGCGTTGCTGGGAATCGACGGCAGGTTGGTCGAGATCGAGGCCGACATCGGGGCGGGCATGCCAGGCACGAAGCTGGTCGGCCTTCCAGATACAGGACTGAGGGAAGCCAAGGACCGGGTACGGGCGGCTGTGCGCAACAGCGGCCAGAAGTGGCCGGACAGCGCTGTCACGCTCGGGTTGTCGCCCGCCAACCTGCCGAAGGTCGGCTCCGGCTACGACCTCGGCATCGCGGCGGCCGTGCTTGCCGCGTCCGGTTCGGTGCCCGCGACCAAGCTCATCGGGACGGTGCTCCTCGGCGAACTCGCGCTCGACGGGCGGGTGCGTCCGGTGCGAGGTGTGCTGCCCGCCCTGCTGGCCGCACGCGGTGCGGGCTACCGGCGTGCTGTCGTCTCCGCCGACTCACTCGGTGAAGGAGCCCTGGTCGACGGAATCGAGGTACTCGGGGCGGGGCGGCTGCTGGAGGTGGTCGAGTGGCTGAAGGACGAGCGGGTGCTGGTGCCCGCTGAAGCGCCGACGGCTCCCGAGGTTGCCGAGGTCGCGGATCTCGCCGACGTGGTCGGCCAGCCCGAGGCTCGGTGGGCACTGGAGGTGGCGGCCGCGGGCGGTCACCACCTGCTCATGGTCGGCTTACCGGGGATCGGCAAGACCATGCTCGCCAAGCGGTTGCCCGGGTTGCTGCCGCCCCTTTCCGACGAGGAGTCGCTGGAGGTCACAGCGGTGCACTCCGTTGAGGGGTCACTGCATTCGGATTCCCCGCTGGTGCGTGTTCCGCCGTTCGTCGCGCCGCACCATTCGATCTCGATGGCCGCGCTCGTGGGCGGCGGCAGCGGTCTGGCGATGCCCGGAGCCATCAGCAGGGCCCACCGAGGCGTGCTGTTTCTGGATGAGGCGGCCGAGTTCAGCGGCGAACGGCTGGAGGCACTGCGTACGGTGCTGGAGGAGTGCGAGGTCAGGATCGCTCGGGCACGTGGTGTGGTCCGCTACCCGGCGTCCTTTCAGCTGGTTCTGGCGACCAACCCGTGCCCGTGTGCGCCCCCTCGCGAGACGGACTGCTCGTGTTCACCGATGGCACGGCGCCGCTATCTGGGCAGGCTCTCCGGCCCCTTGCTCGACCGGGTCGACCTGCGGGTGCGGATGCGGCCGATCACGGCGATGCGGGTGCATGACGACACCGAGCCGGAGAGCACCGAACAGGTTCGGACTCGGGTGATGCGGGCTCGACAGCGCGCCGCCGAACGCTGGGCGGAGCACGGATGGCGCACCAACTCGCAGGTCCCCGGGCCGATGCTGCGCAAGGAATTCGCACTGCCTTGCAGGGTTACCGCGCTGCTGGATCGCGGCCTCGACCGCGGCGCCATCACAGCCAGGGGAGCCGACCGGTGCCTGCGGATCGCGTGGACCCTTGCCGATCTTGCCGGTTCGCCCTGCCCGGACGCCGACCACGTCGCCGCGGCACTGGAGTTCCGTGACCGCAGGGCCGCGTGA
- the dprA gene encoding DNA-processing protein DprA has product MCEAQRQAAGYAEWSGERLARAYLLRVAEPPAPALVRFVADRGPVRAAELVRRGDVPDAVACETRARKELELAERDLRQAAEIGARLVTPEDDEWPAWPLLCLDVATGRGQRGVAPPIGLWVRGGGNLDAMLSEAVAVVGARAATQYGEQVAAELGYALAEAGHSVVSGAAYGIDGAAHRGTLAAGGETLAVLGCGLDAGYPAGHVSLLNRVAERGAVLTEYPPGTAPARHRFLVRNRLIAALSAGTVVVEAGSRSGARNTAATAGALGKVVMAVPGPVGSALSVGCHELIRDSHATLVASAADVLETVGKLGTVAKRDTGVGNRPTDGLDAEGLRVHDALADRTGKAPEQIATESGVPLSRVRALLPQLELDGLAVRSESGWRRVKSAPGRGSGGR; this is encoded by the coding sequence ATGTGCGAAGCACAGCGGCAGGCGGCCGGGTACGCCGAATGGTCGGGTGAGCGGCTGGCGCGCGCCTACCTGCTCCGCGTCGCCGAGCCTCCGGCCCCGGCACTGGTGCGGTTTGTCGCTGACCGGGGCCCGGTCCGGGCCGCGGAGCTGGTTCGGCGCGGTGATGTGCCCGATGCCGTGGCGTGCGAGACCCGCGCGCGCAAAGAGTTGGAGCTGGCCGAGCGCGATCTGCGGCAGGCGGCGGAGATCGGCGCAAGGCTGGTGACCCCTGAGGACGACGAGTGGCCCGCATGGCCGCTGCTGTGCCTCGATGTCGCCACCGGGCGGGGGCAACGCGGCGTCGCCCCGCCGATCGGCCTGTGGGTTCGTGGTGGCGGCAACTTGGACGCCATGCTGTCCGAGGCGGTGGCCGTCGTGGGGGCTCGTGCGGCGACGCAGTACGGCGAGCAGGTAGCGGCCGAACTCGGCTACGCGCTGGCCGAAGCAGGCCATTCGGTGGTTTCGGGCGCGGCCTACGGAATCGACGGAGCCGCCCATCGCGGGACGCTCGCGGCGGGGGGTGAGACCTTGGCCGTGCTCGGCTGTGGTCTGGATGCAGGCTATCCGGCTGGGCACGTGAGCTTGCTGAACCGGGTTGCCGAGCGAGGGGCAGTGCTGACGGAATACCCACCCGGCACCGCACCGGCGCGCCACCGGTTCCTGGTGCGTAACCGGCTCATCGCTGCCCTGTCGGCGGGAACGGTAGTGGTCGAGGCGGGCAGCCGCAGTGGTGCCAGGAACACCGCCGCCACCGCAGGTGCGCTTGGCAAGGTGGTCATGGCCGTGCCCGGCCCCGTGGGATCGGCACTGTCGGTGGGATGCCACGAGCTGATCAGGGACTCCCACGCCACCCTGGTGGCGTCCGCCGCCGACGTCCTGGAGACCGTGGGAAAGCTCGGCACGGTGGCCAAACGCGACACCGGGGTCGGGAACCGGCCTACCGACGGGCTCGACGCGGAAGGCCTTCGCGTGCACGACGCGCTCGCCGACCGTACCGGCAAAGCGCCCGAGCAGATCGCCACGGAGTCGGGAGTACCGCTTTCCCGGGTACGGGCCCTGCTGCCACAACTGGAGCTGGACGGACTCGCCGTGCGCAGCGAAAGCGGTTGGCGTCGAGTCAAATCGGCACCGGGGCGCGGCAGCGGAGGCCGTTAG
- a CDS encoding tyrosine recombinase XerC — MTSSGRRTPSTRATRVRGTGDNPVRTRIALPAEAAALVAAYERHLQLERGLSPHTVRAYVGDVVSLLGFLYRAGDEVSCQLTDLDVGVLRAWLADQRSAGRSRSTLARRAASARTFTAWAYRRGELDSDPGARLVAPRAHRTLPGLLRPQQANNLLRASESGAAEQDPIALRDHALLELLYATGVRVSELCGLDLDDVDFDRRVVRVLGKGSKERMVPFGQPAERALRTWLKNGRGLLATESSGAALFLGAKGRRVGPRTVRRVVHSAVAAVPGAADIGPHGLRHSAATHLLEGGADLRSVQELLGHATLATTQLYTHVTVERLKAIHDRTHPRAQ; from the coding sequence ATGACGTCATCAGGTCGTCGCACACCGTCAACGCGCGCGACACGTGTGCGTGGAACTGGTGACAACCCCGTGCGCACGCGAATTGCGCTGCCTGCCGAAGCGGCGGCCCTGGTGGCGGCCTACGAACGGCATCTGCAGCTTGAGCGTGGCCTTTCCCCACATACGGTCCGGGCGTACGTGGGCGATGTCGTCTCGCTGCTCGGTTTTCTGTACCGCGCAGGCGACGAGGTCTCCTGCCAACTCACCGACCTCGACGTCGGCGTGTTGCGGGCGTGGTTGGCCGACCAACGTAGCGCGGGCCGCAGCCGCAGCACGCTGGCGCGCCGCGCGGCTTCGGCGCGCACGTTCACGGCATGGGCGTACCGCAGGGGAGAACTCGACTCCGATCCCGGCGCCAGACTCGTCGCTCCGAGAGCGCATCGCACTCTGCCGGGACTGCTTCGCCCGCAGCAGGCGAACAACCTGCTGCGGGCGTCCGAATCCGGGGCGGCGGAGCAAGATCCGATCGCGCTGCGTGATCATGCCTTGCTCGAGTTGCTGTACGCCACAGGTGTGCGAGTCTCAGAACTGTGCGGACTCGATCTGGACGACGTCGACTTCGACCGCAGGGTGGTCCGCGTGTTGGGAAAGGGGAGCAAAGAGAGAATGGTGCCGTTCGGGCAACCCGCGGAACGCGCGCTTCGGACGTGGCTGAAGAACGGGCGTGGCCTGCTGGCGACCGAGTCGTCGGGGGCCGCACTCTTTCTCGGTGCCAAGGGCAGGCGGGTGGGCCCAAGGACGGTGAGGCGGGTGGTGCACTCCGCTGTGGCGGCCGTGCCGGGGGCTGCCGACATCGGGCCGCACGGCTTGCGGCACTCCGCGGCGACGCATCTCCTCGAAGGCGGCGCCGATCTTCGCAGCGTTCAGGAACTGCTTGGTCACGCTACGCTAGCTACGACGCAGCTCTACACCCACGTGACCGTCGAGCGGCTGAAGGCGATCCATGACCGAACCCACCCCCGTGCCCAATGA
- a CDS encoding FliA/WhiG family RNA polymerase sigma factor, translated as MTEPTPVPNDVGGDSADPERARSRSDGDGRALNSQLTRQAADTASGSSDGAAEGDTTIDSLWRQFVNCPNQRIRDRLVLHYAPLVKYVAGRVGTGLPNHVDVADLIQSGIFGLVDAIEKFDPDRGLRFETYAMQRIRGAILDDLRAQDWVPRVVRSRAREVERAFDRLGARLHRTPTDAEVAAELGITLQELRDLYGQLRLTSVVALDDLVGAGRETGSPVDALPDADAVDPAAVLEDRDNRRQLAEAIAQLNERDRIVVSLYYFESLTLAEIGKVLGVTESRVSQLHTRAVLRLRAKLGEQANA; from the coding sequence ATGACCGAACCCACCCCCGTGCCCAATGACGTCGGTGGAGATTCGGCTGACCCGGAACGTGCGCGGTCGCGTTCCGACGGGGACGGTCGCGCCTTGAACTCGCAACTCACCAGGCAGGCCGCCGACACCGCCAGCGGTTCGTCCGACGGTGCCGCCGAGGGCGACACAACCATCGACTCGCTGTGGCGGCAGTTCGTCAACTGCCCGAACCAGCGGATTCGCGACCGGCTGGTGTTGCATTACGCCCCGCTGGTCAAATATGTGGCGGGCCGGGTCGGTACGGGCCTGCCCAACCACGTCGACGTCGCGGACCTGATCCAGTCCGGGATCTTCGGGCTCGTCGACGCGATCGAGAAGTTCGACCCCGACCGGGGCCTGCGGTTCGAGACCTACGCCATGCAGCGCATCCGCGGTGCCATCCTGGACGACCTGCGTGCCCAGGACTGGGTTCCCCGGGTCGTCCGCAGCCGCGCCCGCGAAGTCGAACGCGCATTCGACCGGCTGGGCGCACGGCTGCACCGCACACCGACCGATGCCGAGGTGGCGGCAGAACTTGGCATCACCCTGCAGGAGTTGCGCGACTTGTACGGCCAGCTGCGGCTGACCAGCGTCGTGGCCCTCGACGACCTGGTCGGAGCAGGTAGGGAGACCGGTTCGCCCGTAGACGCGCTGCCGGACGCCGACGCGGTCGACCCCGCCGCGGTGCTGGAGGACCGGGACAACCGCAGGCAGCTCGCCGAAGCGATCGCGCAGCTCAACGAACGCGACCGGATCGTCGTCAGCCTCTACTACTTCGAAAGCCTCACCCTCGCCGAGATCGGGAAGGTGCTTGGTGTCACGGAGTCGCGCGTGAGTCAGCTGCACACCCGAGCCGTGCTCAGACTGCGTGCCAAGCTCGGCGAGCAAGCCAACGCCTGA
- a CDS encoding murein hydrolase activator EnvC family protein has product MTRGFDELPHPYAAGHRGVDLAAAVGQQVLAAADGTVVFAGTVAGRGVVSVDHAGGLRTTYQPLLPTVAAGDRVTAGQPVGTVVAGHDGCPEQVAACLHWGLRRGEEYLDPLHLVLASPTLRLKPWHR; this is encoded by the coding sequence GTGACGCGCGGTTTCGACGAGCTGCCGCACCCCTACGCCGCGGGGCATCGGGGTGTGGACCTGGCCGCGGCCGTCGGGCAGCAGGTGCTCGCGGCGGCGGACGGCACTGTCGTGTTCGCGGGCACGGTGGCGGGACGCGGGGTTGTCTCCGTCGACCACGCAGGCGGGCTACGCACCACGTACCAACCGCTGTTGCCCACAGTGGCCGCAGGCGACCGGGTGACGGCGGGCCAACCCGTGGGCACGGTCGTCGCGGGGCACGATGGTTGCCCCGAGCAGGTTGCCGCATGCCTGCACTGGGGGCTGCGCCGTGGCGAGGAGTACCTCGACCCGCTGCACCTCGTGTTGGCGAGCCCGACGCTGCGCCTCAAACCGTGGCACCGTTGA
- the rpsB gene encoding 30S ribosomal protein S2 — MAVVTMKQLLDSGVHFGHQTRRWNPKMKRYILTERNGIYIIDLQQTLSYIDRAFEFVKETVAHGGTILFVGTKKQAQEAIANEALRVGMPFVNQRWLGGMLTNFQTVHRRLQRLKELESQEQTGGFQGLTKREILTLTREKDKLEKTLGGIRDMAKVPSAVWIVDTKKEHIAVGEARKLNIPVVAILDTNCDPDEVDYPIPGNDDAIRSAALLTKVVAEAAAAGLMARSGRNGAAPEGEDKPQATGVAADEPLPEWEQELLAGSDAGASSGQPTAS; from the coding sequence ATGGCCGTCGTCACCATGAAGCAGTTGCTCGATTCCGGCGTGCACTTCGGGCACCAGACTCGGCGCTGGAACCCGAAGATGAAGCGCTACATCCTCACCGAGCGCAACGGCATCTACATCATCGACCTGCAGCAGACCCTCTCCTACATCGACCGCGCGTTCGAGTTCGTCAAGGAGACGGTCGCGCACGGTGGCACGATCCTGTTCGTCGGCACGAAGAAGCAGGCGCAGGAGGCCATCGCCAACGAGGCGTTGCGCGTGGGCATGCCGTTCGTCAACCAGCGTTGGCTCGGCGGAATGCTGACGAACTTCCAGACCGTGCACAGGCGCCTGCAGCGGCTGAAGGAACTGGAGTCGCAGGAGCAGACCGGCGGTTTCCAAGGCCTGACCAAGCGCGAGATCCTCACCCTCACCCGCGAGAAGGACAAGCTGGAGAAGACCCTCGGCGGGATCAGGGACATGGCCAAGGTGCCGAGCGCGGTGTGGATCGTGGACACCAAGAAGGAACACATCGCGGTCGGCGAGGCTCGCAAGCTCAACATCCCCGTGGTAGCGATCCTCGACACCAACTGCGACCCCGACGAGGTCGACTACCCGATCCCCGGCAACGACGACGCGATCCGCTCGGCGGCACTGCTGACGAAGGTCGTCGCCGAGGCCGCGGCCGCCGGTCTGATGGCTCGCTCCGGTCGCAACGGCGCCGCCCCCGAGGGCGAGGACAAGCCGCAGGCCACCGGTGTGGCAGCGGACGAGCCGCTGCCTGAGTGGGAGCAGGAACTGCTTGCGGGCTCCGACGCGGGCGCCTCCTCCGGGCAGCCGACGGCGTCCTGA
- the tsf gene encoding translation elongation factor Ts gives MANYTAADVKRLRELTGSGMMDCKKALEENEGDFDKAVEYLRIKGAKDVGKRAERATAEGLVAGDGGVLIELNSETDFVAKNEEFVQLADRIVEAAKQVRPADVEQLKLAEVDGKTVNELIQELSAKIGEKLELRRVAVFDGKVSTYLHRRGAGLPPAVGVLVEYTGDDADAARNAALQVAALKPRYLTRDDVPADAVENERRIAEQTAREENKPEQALPKIVEGKVNAFFKDVVLLEQPSVTDSKKTVKALLDEAGVTVTRFVRFEVGQQ, from the coding sequence ATGGCGAACTACACCGCGGCAGACGTCAAGCGCCTCCGCGAGCTCACCGGCTCCGGCATGATGGACTGCAAGAAGGCGCTCGAGGAGAACGAGGGCGACTTCGACAAGGCTGTCGAGTACCTGCGCATCAAGGGTGCGAAGGACGTCGGCAAGCGCGCGGAGCGGGCGACCGCCGAGGGCCTCGTCGCCGGTGACGGCGGCGTGCTGATCGAGCTCAACTCCGAGACCGACTTCGTCGCCAAGAACGAGGAATTCGTCCAACTCGCCGACAGGATCGTCGAGGCGGCCAAGCAGGTGCGTCCCGCCGACGTCGAGCAGCTCAAGCTCGCCGAGGTCGACGGCAAGACCGTGAACGAGCTGATCCAGGAACTGTCCGCCAAGATCGGCGAGAAGCTGGAGCTGCGCCGAGTGGCGGTCTTCGACGGCAAGGTGAGCACCTACCTGCACCGTCGGGGTGCGGGGCTGCCTCCCGCGGTCGGCGTGCTGGTGGAGTACACCGGTGACGACGCCGACGCGGCCCGCAACGCCGCGCTGCAGGTGGCCGCGCTCAAGCCCCGCTATCTGACCAGGGACGACGTGCCCGCCGACGCGGTGGAGAACGAGCGGCGTATCGCCGAGCAGACCGCGCGGGAGGAGAACAAGCCCGAGCAGGCGCTGCCGAAGATCGTGGAAGGCAAGGTCAACGCGTTCTTCAAGGACGTGGTCCTACTCGAGCAGCCGTCGGTCACCGACAGCAAGAAGACGGTCAAGGCTCTGCTCGACGAGGCGGGTGTCACCGTGACCCGGTTCGTCCGCTTCGAGGTCGGCCAGCAGTAG
- the pyrH gene encoding UMP kinase, whose protein sequence is MNEVGGGRLGRGYRRVLLKLGGEMFGGGAVGVDPDVVHSVAVQIADVVRTGVQMAVVIGGGNYFRGAELSQRGMDRDRADYMAMLGTVMNSLALQDFLEKEGVPTRVQTAITMGQVAEPYIPRRAERHLEKGRVVIFGAGTGMPYFSTDTAAAQRALEIGCDVVLMAKAVDGVYTADPKRDPGAKLFEEISHREVLEQGLKVADATAFSLCMDNNMPIIVFNLLTEGNIARAVSGERIGTLVSTPTHLE, encoded by the coding sequence ATGAACGAGGTCGGCGGCGGCAGGCTCGGTCGTGGCTACCGGCGGGTGCTGCTGAAACTCGGCGGCGAGATGTTCGGTGGTGGAGCGGTGGGGGTGGACCCCGACGTGGTGCATTCCGTCGCCGTGCAGATCGCCGATGTCGTGCGCACCGGCGTGCAGATGGCTGTCGTCATCGGCGGCGGCAACTACTTCCGGGGTGCCGAGCTGTCCCAGCGAGGCATGGATCGCGACCGGGCCGACTACATGGCCATGCTCGGCACGGTGATGAACTCCCTGGCATTGCAGGACTTCCTGGAGAAGGAGGGTGTGCCGACCCGCGTGCAGACGGCGATCACGATGGGGCAGGTCGCCGAGCCCTACATCCCGCGAAGGGCCGAGCGGCACCTCGAGAAGGGCCGTGTGGTGATCTTCGGCGCCGGCACCGGGATGCCCTACTTCTCCACGGACACCGCCGCCGCGCAACGGGCGTTGGAGATCGGCTGCGACGTCGTGCTGATGGCAAAGGCCGTGGACGGTGTCTACACCGCCGATCCCAAACGTGACCCCGGCGCGAAGCTGTTCGAAGAGATCAGCCACCGCGAGGTCCTCGAACAGGGACTCAAGGTCGCGGACGCCACGGCCTTCAGCCTGTGCATGGACAACAACATGCCGATCATCGTTTTCAACCTCCTCACCGAGGGCAACATCGCACGGGCGGTGAGTGGTGAGAGGATCGGCACACTCGTCAGTACACCCACACACCTGGAGTAG
- the frr gene encoding ribosome recycling factor — translation MIDETLFDAEEKMEKAVSVAKDDLSSVRTGRATPAMFSRIVVEYYGAPTPLNQLASINIPEARMAVVKPYDASQLNAIEKAIRDSDLGVNPTNDGTIIRVVIPQLTEERRREMVKVAKSKGEDARISIRSVRRKAKEELDRIGKDGEAGEDDVARAEKELQNLTDKYVHQVDELVKHKETELLEV, via the coding sequence GTGATCGACGAGACCCTCTTCGATGCCGAAGAGAAGATGGAGAAGGCGGTTTCCGTCGCGAAGGACGATCTGTCGTCGGTGCGCACCGGGAGAGCTACGCCTGCGATGTTCTCCCGCATCGTCGTCGAGTACTACGGTGCGCCGACGCCACTGAACCAGCTCGCCAGCATCAACATCCCTGAGGCCCGGATGGCGGTGGTCAAGCCGTACGACGCCTCGCAGCTCAACGCGATCGAGAAGGCGATCCGGGACTCGGACCTGGGGGTGAATCCGACCAACGACGGAACCATCATCCGCGTCGTGATCCCGCAGCTGACCGAGGAGCGGCGCAGGGAGATGGTGAAGGTCGCCAAGAGCAAGGGAGAGGACGCGCGGATCTCCATCCGCAGCGTGCGCCGCAAGGCCAAGGAAGAACTCGACCGCATCGGCAAGGACGGCGAGGCAGGCGAGGACGACGTCGCCCGCGCCGAGAAGGAACTGCAAAACCTCACCGACAAGTACGTGCATCAGGTCGACGAGCTGGTCAAACACAAGGAAACCGAGCTGCTCGAGGTCTGA
- a CDS encoding phosphatidate cytidylyltransferase produces MTKVSDDQQKREGGEEGQRAEPDGSSEPARPSGSKPSRAGRDLPAAIAVGVALGAAILVSLFTVRYVFIAIVAAAIAVGTFELANAFRKAAGIRIALVPVLVGGQAMIWLAWPFGREGAVTAFVLTVLVCLLWRLRAGAKGYVRDVGASVFAAAYLPLFASFAAMLVPPDDGVGRVLSFMIVVVASDTGGYAAGVLRGRHPMAPSISPKKTWEGFGGSLTTGVLAGALSLALLLDGQAWQGVLFGAAIVLTATLGDLMESLIKRDLGIKDMGTLLPGHGGLMDRLDSLLPSAVVSWLLLSAFIPG; encoded by the coding sequence ATGACTAAGGTGAGCGACGACCAGCAGAAGCGCGAAGGCGGCGAGGAGGGCCAACGCGCCGAGCCGGACGGTTCGTCGGAGCCGGCGAGGCCGTCGGGGAGTAAGCCTTCGCGAGCGGGGCGAGATCTTCCCGCGGCGATCGCCGTCGGCGTGGCACTGGGGGCGGCGATCCTGGTTTCGCTGTTCACCGTGCGGTACGTGTTCATCGCGATCGTCGCCGCCGCGATCGCCGTCGGCACGTTCGAACTGGCCAACGCCTTCCGTAAGGCGGCGGGAATTCGAATCGCGCTGGTGCCGGTGCTCGTGGGTGGTCAGGCGATGATCTGGCTCGCGTGGCCCTTCGGCCGTGAGGGCGCCGTCACGGCATTCGTGCTCACCGTGCTGGTGTGCCTGCTGTGGCGGCTACGCGCGGGCGCGAAGGGCTACGTGCGTGACGTCGGCGCTTCGGTGTTCGCCGCCGCTTACCTACCGCTGTTCGCCTCGTTCGCCGCGATGTTGGTGCCGCCCGACGACGGCGTGGGCAGGGTGCTGTCCTTCATGATCGTGGTCGTTGCCTCGGACACCGGTGGCTACGCGGCGGGCGTGCTCAGGGGCAGGCACCCGATGGCGCCCTCGATCAGTCCGAAGAAGACCTGGGAGGGTTTCGGGGGTTCGCTGACCACCGGTGTCCTCGCGGGCGCTTTGTCGCTGGCGCTGTTGCTGGACGGGCAGGCGTGGCAGGGAGTGCTGTTCGGGGCCGCGATCGTGCTCACCGCGACACTCGGCGACTTGATGGAGTCGCTGATCAAACGTGATCTCGGCATCAAGGACATGGGCACCCTCTTGCCGGGTCACGGCGGGCTGATGGATCGGCTCGACTCGCTGCTGCCCTCCGCCGTGGTGTCCTGGTTGCTGCTGAGCGCGTTCATCCCTGGCTGA